GGAGCCGGTCCGTGCCCGGGGCGCCGGAGGCGATCCAGCCCCCGCCGAGGACGGTGACGTGGCGCGGCGCGGGCCGGCGGACGACGGAGAGCGCGAAGTACGCGGCGGGCAGCGGGCGGAACCCGCGGTAGTGGTCGAACAGGACCGGCGCGTAGATGCCGGAGCCCGCTCCGAGCTCCGTGACGGCCGGTTCGGCGGAGGTCCCCTCCAGGCTGCCGGTGCCGCCGCCGTTGACGAACTCCAGCGGCGCCACCGCCCGCACCGCGCGGATCGCGGCGGCGCGCCGGGCCCGCAGCTCGCGGGCGGAGGCCCGCTGCACGAGCCGCACGGCCGCCCGCGTCAGGCCCGCGCCGGGCTGGTTGTCGCCGACCCCGGCGATCTGCCCCTCGTACGACATGACGCCGACCAGCCGGAGCCGCGGCCTGGCCACGACGGCCCGGGCCAACTGCGCGGCCTGCTCGGGCGCGTGCAGCGGCGAGCGGCGCATGCCGAGGTGGAGCCGACCGCCGAGGAGGCGGAGCGAGGCGTCGAGGTCGAGGCAGATCCGGACGGGCGGGCCGGTCGGGCCGACGGCGTCGGAGATGAGGTCGAGGTGCTCGACCGAGTCGACCATGAGGGTGATCCGGGCGGCGGCCCGCTCGTCGGAGGCCAGGCGGCGCAGCGCCGGCACGTCGGCGGTGGGGTAGCCGACGAGGATGTCGGGGGCCGCACCGCCGGAAGCCGGCGTGTCGGAAGCCGGGGTGCCCGGTGCCTCCCCGCCGTCCTCCGCCAGCCAGAGCGCCTCCGGCAGCGTGAACGCGAGGATCCCCGAGAAACCCGGCATCCGCAGGACGTCGCCGATCAGCGCGCGGCAGCGCAGGGACTTGCTGGCGAGCCGGATCGGCTTGCCGCCGGCCCGCCTCGTCATCATCGCGGCGTTGGCCCGCAGTGCGCCGAGATCGACCACGGCGAACGGCGGCTGGAGGTCCGCCGTGGCCTTCTCCAGCTCGGCGAACCCCGCGGGGGAGACGGGACGTGCGAGGCCCTGCTGCGCGGTGCTTCCCATGGCGTGCGGCCTTTCCGTGGACCGTTGCGGGGCCGCCACCGTCTCTTGGTCAACCGTCCAAGTCAAGGGTTCCGGACCCTTGACTTGGACGGTTGACCAAGTTCAGTCTTCCCGGAAGCCGCCGCGGGAACGCGCGCCGGCCCCGCCGATCCGGTCGAGAGGACTCCTGGCATGAGCAGCGTGTGGCGCAACTGGGCGGGCAACGAGGAGGCACGGCCCCAGCGCGTGCTGCGCCCCGCGAGCACGGAGGACGTGGCCGCGGCGGTGAAGGACGCGGTACGAGACGGGCTGCGGGTCAAGCCCGTCGGCTCCGGGCACTCCTTCAGCGGCGCCGCGGTCGCGCCCGACGTCCAGCTGCGCCTGGACCTGCTGGACGGGGTGTCGGAGATCGACGCCGAGACGGGTCTGGTGACCGTCGAGGCCGGCATGCCGCTGTGGAAGCTCAACCCGCTGCTGGCCGCGCACGGCCTGGCCCTGGAGAACATGGGCGACATCGACCGGCAGACCGTCTCCGGCGCGATCTCGACGGGTACGCACGGCTCCGGCGTCCGGTTCGGCGGCATCGCGACCCAGGTCCGGGCCCTGGAGCTGGTCCTCGCCGACGGCTCGGTGGCCACCTGCTCGCCCACCGAGCGGCCTGAGCTGT
This sequence is a window from Streptomyces sp. HUAS YS2. Protein-coding genes within it:
- a CDS encoding alanine racemase, whose protein sequence is MGSTAQQGLARPVSPAGFAELEKATADLQPPFAVVDLGALRANAAMMTRRAGGKPIRLASKSLRCRALIGDVLRMPGFSGILAFTLPEALWLAEDGGEAPGTPASDTPASGGAAPDILVGYPTADVPALRRLASDERAAARITLMVDSVEHLDLISDAVGPTGPPVRICLDLDASLRLLGGRLHLGMRRSPLHAPEQAAQLARAVVARPRLRLVGVMSYEGQIAGVGDNQPGAGLTRAAVRLVQRASARELRARRAAAIRAVRAVAPLEFVNGGGTGSLEGTSAEPAVTELGAGSGIYAPVLFDHYRGFRPLPAAYFALSVVRRPAPRHVTVLGGGWIASGAPGTDRLPVPVSPEGLRLLSAEGAGEVQTPLVGAAADTLRLGDRVWFRHAKAGELCERVDRLHLVEGDRIVDVVPTYRGERHAFL